The DNA sequence TTTAACAGCTACGTGTGTAATCTATGTTGCGTTTTGTTTCTGAAAAAGGAGAAGGATTTAAAACACTAAATTGTAAAACCATGAAAGGGCCTGTAAACTCAAAAAACAATAagataaatattataaaaagtgtcAAAGAGCTAAGAAGTGAAGGTTAATGTCAATTCATCAGTCTTAGCTGCATCTTTCATGGTACACAATCATTTTACTCATGTTTAATGAAGTATAACAAATCTAGTTTTACAGATCCCTCAACAAAACTGTGCttcctttgtttctttgtctctttgttagTGAATTACACACGGCCAGTCATCGTGCTCGGACCAATGAAAGATCGGATCAACGATGACCTCATCTCTGAGTTTCCTGATAAGTTTGGCTCCTGTGTCCCGCGTGAGTTTTTTTCTCAACTttgtgataataaaataaaataaaatccaagtCGTGATCTCTGAAATTACATAGAAACGTCTCAGGCACGTCATCCTTGACCCTCAGTCACATTTAGAAAACTATAAAATCATTTAATTTTTACGACGTTTCTCTGAGCGCCGACACTTTCGATTATGGTGTCAGGCTTTTCTGCTTTACTGTACTTTTCAGCTTATTGTATAGACTCACTTAAAGTTAATGTTCAGCTTCCTTTAATCTTAActtaaaacaaaagtgaaagctTATCTACCATAAGTATCTGTGCTGTTACTCTTCAGATTATATTCAGGCTATGCCTGAAGAGATGACTTGTTTCACAGGGAGTTGttattgaaataaatcaatacaagaacaagaatttcattttaatgttttcaaacTGAAGATTGgtctaaaaaaaatgcaatattaagGGTGCTCTCATACCTGTATTTCTTTCCGATTCAGGGAGTAATATGTTACAATGTCGCACTTACTTGCTTATAAACAGTTTTGTGATGGTCAGAATTTTTGTGAGATATTTGCCGTTCCCTTGATGATGATAAATATCAGTGTTCAGAATATGAACATTCCAAATTTGAGTGGCTATGCTGAGAAAACAACACCTTATGATAAGAAGAAGCACTGTTGCTACATCCAGACACCTCAAACTCTTAAACTTACCGTTTCTGGCTGTGGCACTGTTAGTTGTACCAGTTCAGCCTGGTTGATTTGTACCGGAACGGTATAAAGCAAGAACTACAGCAAAGAAGGCACCTGATGTGGTGATATTTATGTCTCCAATAACTCTGATCCTCAGACACAACACGGCCGCGACGGGACTACGAGGTGGACGGCAGAGATTATCACTTCATGTCCTCCAGAGAGCTCATGGAGCGAGAGATTCAGGAACATAAATTCATTGAGGCCGGACAGTACAACAACCACCTGTATGGAACCAGCATACAGTCTGTACGAGAGGTCGCTGACAAGGTGAGACACTGACGGACTTCCATTTTGTGGAAGACCGAAGAGGAAGAGTTGTCTAATTTTGTCTCTTTCTGACTTTATGTCTCTCTCCCAGGGTAAACATTGTATACTGGATGTATCAGGGAATGCAATAAAGCGTCTCCAGTTGGCAGGACTCTATCCCATAGCTGTCTTCATTAGCCCGCTCAATGTCGACAACATCCAGTAAGTAGCATGAGTAACGTGTTCAAAAGACTGCATAAAATATGACTTCTTTGAAATTCAGTTCATAGTCTGAGAATCAAGAGTTGGCATAACAAGTTACATTAAAGGTCCATTAGTTTTCCACAGTTCTCTCTGGAACGTTTTGTCCACAACACATGGTCGGTGTTAGGAAATACACTTTCTAGCTCAGCCTTTAAACCAATATGAATGAGAGATAATGTAATCTTAATATTGTGTAATTCCTGGACAACTAAACAGGATTCTGTCTGCCAATATGGTCAAAATAAGCCGTGATGAAACAGAGTCAAGAGTCACTGTTAAGCTCCCTTTATAATCTAAACAATGGAACAACATCCTGCTGATGTCACCCACAGAAAAATGTCCATGTATATAAGTAAAAACCATATTTTAGAATAAaccaaatacataaaaacatcaaaccCCCTTTAAGTAGCGTTTGGATTATTTGGGAGTTTCTGTTAATCATTTATATTAATGCCATCATTAATGAAATGGGAGAAGttgaaaaaatgaagaaattgtTTATGATCAATCTGAGTTTAACAAAGATTTGGcttatttgacacatttttcgTGCATTTCTTATGTAACTCTATGGCTGTGAGATATATTGAATATATAGAGCAGTCATGCACGTAGATTATGGGCAGATTTGTGCTACAATCATTTTTATTGGCCCAATATGTGTTGGTGCAGTTTCACtgtaataaaagttaaaaaataatccTTTCATGTGACCACTCCTGAACTTCACACTGAGGtttttgacagacagacagacgactttattaatacttttgggaggttccctcggggaaattaacaatAATTTGAGAGTTTATATGAATGAATAACCTTAATATTAAGTTTCAGTGATTACTTGTTACgctcatgtttctgtgtgtgtgtgtgtgtgtgtgtgcctccaGAGAGATGAACAAACGTTTTACTGAGGAGCAGGCAAGGAAGACTTACGAGAGAGCTGTTAAACTGGAGCAGGAGTTCACAGAGTACTTCACTGGTTAGTTGCTGCATTCTGTAATATGTTTATTCATAAGCCACTACCACTTAACAACATACACATTAATCCTGAGACTGGGTCAGGATCTACAGGAAGGTTGTGGAAGGTTGATTTTGGGTTGCCAAATAAatttgtagtattttttttacatgcttttTAAGATTTATATCAGCAGTACACCTCTGAGCCACATGAGGGAGTATGTTTTGCACCAATATGTGTATTGTGCTATTGTATATCAGACATTAATACAGCAAACAGACCCGCCTACCACATTAGTAAGATTTAATATGGATGAAAAAATCTGTCCTGTGAACTCTGCCTTAGTGCATTTATTTGGTCTAATTTTATTTAACatgtgtatacatttttattcatttttatatatttttaaaatcaaggtcacatggaaataaaagctTCACATTGAACATTCCCATTTAAAAGTTCCAACTAAACATGTGTGTAAAGCACATTAATGTACTGGTGATAACTTTTGCAgtttacttttcatttaaaggcccagtgtgtaacacttattggacagaaatgaaaaaagtgtgtttgtatacgtgtattatttctttaaaataaaaatgttaaagttttcgtagccttagaataagcctttaagCGAGGGCCTTGTTTTACATAGGCTGCCATCTTGCGGCGCCATGTTTTGTTTCAGCAGCTCGAATGAACCAAACGGCCAAAgtgcacattttacacattgaaGTGGAAGCTTTTACGCAAATGAAAAAGGAACTACGTCctctctggtatgtgaaggccatcGTTATTCACTGACGTGGCTGAGAGGGGGAGGTGTGAACAGAGGAGTCCTcatttgttacagtctgcagttTCACCGTTAGATGTccctaattcttacacactggatggacattgatttctctctctctctctttatctcctcACTCTGCAGCTAAAGTCCAGGGCTCTTCTCTAGAGGAAGTGTACTCGCAGGTGAAGCAGATCATTGAGGAGCAGTCAGGTCCATACATCTGGATACCGACCAAGGAACGACtttgaacaaacacatgtatatgacacgttcacacacacacacacacacacatctatctTTCAAAACTTCCTACTTTTGTGATTTTCTATTATCAGCCtgcttcctctcactctctgtctctctctctctctctctctctctcactgtctgttGCACACACATCACtacgatcacacacacacacacacacacatttacacaagcACATGTAATTGTATGAGGCTGGGACGAGCTGGGACAGCTGCTTCCTGAAGAGGGGAGGAGCTCAAGTCTGTCCAGCAGCCTATTGGTGGATCTTCCTATGGCTCAGTTCCTTAATGTTTAAGGAGGTGGTTCAAATCAAGGCGACATGTACCATgatgtgattttatttcattattattgttgttcttattattgttgttgtcgttgttttcaTATTAACGAAAGGGTAATGCATTAATGTATGGGTTTGTAATGATGATATTGTCACCGAGACGCAGACTTTTGCACGCTGTAGCTTTAAGAGCATGTTTTCGGGAGAAGATGTTGTTCTCCTTTCTTGTCTGTCCGTCCTCATGGCATCACTCCTGTTTAGCGCTTATCCCTTTCTcgtcttttttcttcctttcattcattcattttctcattcCCTACTTTGCTCCATCCTTTCCCCTTCAAGCTGTCTGCAGACACGAGGTGAAAACGTGCGCCCCCAACATTTTGGAATCAAAGATATTGACTTAAAACTGTAGTACAAGTTTTGTTAACAAAAAATATATCAGATCTAATGAGTATTCTCAATCAGAAGTTAAGCTGGAAATGAATCATCATGGTGGAAGGGTCCAGCTGAAACTCTGAGCCTATATTTATCATCTTTCTGAGAATTATAGATTTTTTAAGGgtgaaaaaaagtaatttcagTAAATATTAGGACCCATTAATCTATGTATCAGAGGTCATCTTTACACAAGGCTGTTTAACTTTTGCTGAGCAGCATCATCTGATCACCCTTGAAGCTAACGGCTCCGATCCCTTaggcaacaaacacaaaatgatcatTTCAGTAAAGTAATTTCATGGAACAGATAGAAAACAGTAGCATTTGTGCTGAACTGTAGCTGCTGGAGTTCGACTCTCTTTTCTTAAAACAAGTTACTTAGTGCAGGAACTTAGTGTAGTGAAAAAGGTACATTTTCCTTAACACAAGTCAGAGTATtatcaaaaatcattttaagGCAGCACTTATTCACACTACATTTGCATTGTTGTTCAGTTTGATAAAAATAACTTGCTATTCTGTAAGAAATTTAAGTCATTTGCACATGataataactttaaatacaaatgtaaaacgTGGAAGGGAAATTAGCTGTGatggaaacaaaagaaacccCAAACTGGAGCAGGAAGTTTTGATAGTTTttcttcaacaaaaaaaaacaaataataagttTAATTCATGTCCAAAACTGATGAGTGGAAATGGATTGATTCTTGTAGTTGTGCCCCTGCCTTGTAAATGAGAAAATTAGTAGAATACAAGCAGTGTAAAATCctattaaatgtttaaatcaaatGCAATAACAGGCTAAAAGTAAAAGTGATGTGATATTGCTTCAGCTGAATCATATTTTGTTCAAAGTAGGCAAGATGTTTAAGTTTAACATTACACCTTTAACTGTTTGGTAAATACACGCCTAGATCCTTCATTTATCAAAAACTTTTATCACTGAAGCAGACTTTGGCTGCTTTTCCTGtctttcctccttccttccttctttcctcttcttccctccTTTCTCAGGCCTTCACTCCTCTTCACGTCTCCACGCTCACAGTGTGACATCGGTCGAGCATTTGCCAGTGTATCATGTTCTTCATCACTATCATCACAATCATAATCAGCTGTCCCCTCCCCCTGTTCTGTAGTTGCACTAATGAGGGCTGGTTTCTTAAAAGCATCTTAGATTGACACTGCTGATACCATCCCAGTGTTTCTGGTataaattagtttttatttttttatttacggTAGAATTCTGGTATGAAAGATCTGGAGAGGATATATTTTTACTCATTTGCTGCACATCATACGTTTGTTGAACACGGCTACTCTCAGGTTACTGTTTTAGCTCTGCAGGTAACAACGCttcatgctgtttttatttgagcCAACTACGATGCTAATTCATTTACTTTGAGATTGGGTCAGATGGCGGCCCCCCCTACAGAAAACCTTTTACCCGACAGTGGCTGAATCTTCAAAGGTGCTTTCGTGATCCCTCTGATGTCCACACTTCTAGAATGAGGAGACTTTTGCATGGAAGTAAAGTACAATCTAATGTCAGTATTTCCACACACTCTCACTTTTGCACACCTTCAAATGTCCTGTCGCTTGAAAATGactttcctttatcattttcaccatttacagatgttttatttctcaTGCTCCAATTTAAACGTTGTgcaaaataattgaaataacCTAAAATATGCTATTTTAGTTCCACACTAAACTGAGGATGGCAGTTTACGGCTGGAGCGGCAGTgaatttaaacataaatattcATAGAAATTAATGTTAACATATATTCATTGACACAGTctgtggacatttttatttccatgcAGGAGGGGAGACATGTGAGATCACAAAAATAACCTTTGAACTGATGACTCTGCTTCTTCCTTAGAGCAGTTTTTAAGTTCGAACATGTTCAGGAGTTaactgtaggcaactggacacCTCTCACCTCTCGTCCTAGAAGGTTATTTGCTTCTGACTTAATATTAAGCCTCTGAAGGCGAGAGAGTCACGATGTGAAACAACCCAGGTCTTTCACctctgacccagtttcaggttgttagtttcacctgagtctgAGGTATGTATGAGGGTCATAaaggtcacctgagagacaccgTGTCTGATCCAACATCCCCATCCAACGTCAACACAATAGGTGAGccttgcctacagctaactactgtACTGtagatgactatgacctggaaGGCCGGGAACCTTCACAGATGTGTTCACGATAACGTCGCCACATCTCATGGCGGTGAACCTACAGAGAATCAGCGTCTGAATCTGCAGCAGTGAGTTTCACCTTGTACATACAGTGCACAGTTCAGTTAGAGACACTATTACTGGTGAACATAGCAGAGCCTTTAGCAGATAAGGAGCCAGATGTTCCCATCTGAATTTGATGGGAACCCAAAAATGGAgctaaaagaaaatgatgtcacaATAATCTTTGCGTTTGAGCTACCGAGATGCTTTTGGTGACACAGCCCCTGTTATGGACCTTGTCAGCCGACCACTTCCCCCCCATCTCCACCCTCGATCCCTGAGGCGACTCCTCCAAGCTGACTGGAGGCCAGAGGCATGCAGAGAGAGACCCTTCTGTCTGCAGCGTAGCTTTTACACCCCAGTAGTAAATGGTTTTGAGCAcatgtgtttttgaaagaaaaaaacaagaaaaaaaaaaagctttaatatCTCCTCACAGAATGTTCAGCTAAACTCCTTTTCTttccatgtacagtatattcatgaATCAAAGTGGATGAGCGCGGTGTGTTTGTCCTCACCTGACAGAAGATGAGCTCTCTGTGTGACTCTGGCTGGTGTGTTAGCCACTGTCTGTTAGAGTAAAGCACTGATGCAGAGAATCTATTCTAGAGATGGATCTATATCtaacatattataatatttaatcccTGCTCTAACTGCCTATTTTggtacagaaaataaataaataaaggtctTTATCGACATCTACTGAAATCTTTTGACCCATAAATAGATATTAtaatttttgtttctttttccagtgTGGGTAGCGGGAATGTGTACAGATGTGAATATAATATAGTAACTGTAAATTTGAATATATTTTACTTTCACATTTGCTGCAGGTTTGTAATGGTCTGTCTGATGTGGCTGCCTTGTTAAGTCTCCACACTAAACCTTCAGGTGTCAAGTTTGTCTATTCATTCGCTCGTTTGTTGTTTTACGGCTgcatcctccacacgagggtctgtgcatgtttctggactgtgtgaggaaactggagagagagagaattcgcacacacagagggagaacgtgcaaactccacacagagaggCCTTCGGTCGAACCAGGACCTGAAccggcaaccttcttgctgtgaggcaacaatgctagccactgcatcactgtgtgaacCCTCGGTCTGTTTATGCAGCGTCAAAAGAAAGAGTATAGGTAAGGACCATCAACTCCAAAGTTTGATAAAATGATAAACGTCCCTATCTTTAGTTACTATTTATTTGATTCCATCTCATACCACCTTGATATCTGTAAAATATCAGCATGACTTATCCTCTTAGTTAAGCTATTCAAGATCAAAgcatgtacaaatgaaaataaaacataaaattaatGAATATGAACAACTGAACAatttagaaaaacagaaaagaaaaaaaggggaaaacatTTGACCTCTGCTTTTAACCCCATCCTTATTGCACACCattagtgaacacacacaagccgggcGGAGGCGCAGTGGACAGCACCGGTCTGTAtgtgcccggggagcaatggggatttgggtgccttgctcaggggctcCCCAGCCCTTGACCCTGTTGTGGGATTTTAACCGACCCTGCGGTGACAAGCCCACTTCCTCCATAATTTGGTTAACTCAAAGTTTCTTTATAGAGCACATTGAAAAACAACTGAGGTTGAGAAAAGCCCTGTACAGAGTGAcgtcaaataacaaaataaaaacataaatcatttaaaagcgATATAGAGCACAGTAAAGACACATaagaggcaaaaacaaacaaacaaacaaacaatgggaGTCCAACTCATCCTGTGTTAAACACGATGGAGTAAAagtaggtttttaaaaaaacgatTTAAATGCTCAACAGTCTTTAAGTttagaaatgaaaatgttcacaaTTGGGGTCATTTCTTTGAGCCTGATTGATTCATGAATGTAGAATTTTGCCAAAATGTGCGctgaataataaacaaaacaactcatTAGTTTTTTACCAAAAAGTCTGAAACGTTTGGGAAGAAACAAGAAGGTGTTTGCTAAATAAAACAGGCTAAAGTGTACGATTttatataacaataacaattatttgatttaattagaaATCACTGCGTGGTTAACATTGTGTCATAAcacaaagttcaaagttcacactGCGTGAACCTGCCCTTGGGTTTAGGTCACAATAATCCGGTAATCCTTGGTAATATCCTGCAGTAAAAGGCTGTGACAGTAAACACAGATATAAAGTTGGCAGGCAGTTAGATGATCTTTAAATCTCTCCTGTCATCACAAGCTTCATGTTTTTAGTGAAACCCCACATTTGCAGCTGCTGACAGCAGATGTTTGGCAGTGACTCctgtgaccaaaaaaaacaccagccgGGGAAAAATAGCACCGTCCTGACGTCTCGGTGTGGCTGACACCTCCCCGCCAAACCTCActcttgtcacacacacactgtgagtgttacagcagcataaACACAGCGTGACTCTCTCTTTTAGCAGTGACGACAGCAAAGGGGAGTAAATGTTTTACCGTCAGGGCTTTTCACATTAAAACGAGTTGCAGTATCTATACTGTATCTTAATACAAACCAAATACCTTGtggaaaatgttatttcaaTACATTTCAGTTACATTTGTAATTGTTTCTATACCAAGACCAATTCAGACATGTATTTCTTATCTACATATTTTGCTTTAAAAGGCTATGGAGGGCTTTATGGTtcagggaaatgttttttttttgttatgtaagGACATGGAAGAATTCTTAGTCAGGTTTTATGACAAGGTGGCTTCCTGTGTTTCTCCATATGCTTGCAGAGATATTTAATGATATTTAAACATGGTCATTTTTAAGCTTCAATTTGGCCGGTGTTGCTACAAAGTTTTTAAACGCTGCCAGACCCTTTAGCAGCATCAATTCAGTTAACAGCTCTACTGTACTTCATCTTCAATacactttaataataattataccaTAACATATCACAGCTACAAAGACACAGTAATatacaatgtcatttttgaaGTGATGAGACATAGCAaagtacatttactgtacagcTGCCATCAGATAAATGCGTTGGTCAGAAATCGCTCCATGTTCTGACAACACTCACAGTAATCTAGTCAATGTTTGCATAGTGATACGGGTCGTTTTAGTCTCAGGTGGCCTGGGAAAACAGAATCCCACAAAGAGGCTTCCTTCTTGTAagttaataattgttttttggttgttttcttttacgCTAATTCAGGATTTATTTGTAGCTAACAGGCCATTACAGCTTGAACCTGAACTTTTACAACAATACCGAATTTATCCACATTCATTTAGATCactgaggatggatgttaaCACCAGGAAACTTGTAGATTACCACAAATATAGATAGAACAATGGCACATAAGATGGCTAATGTTTTCTCTTATACACAATActaatctttatttaaataagcaGGATCTTAAGTGCACTTTTACTACTAATCTTAATATTGAATTGCATAGCACCCAAATCACAGTATACTTTATCTTAAGGCAGTGTACATCAGGAAGAAatatctgacagaaccagactcaaaaatgCCTGggcaggttggggtgaaaggaaaaatgggggggTGAAAGTGAAAGAGCGATGCgatgtagagacagaagaatGAGACCAGAAGCAGATATGTAACAGTTGTGTCAGGTGATTTCTGAATCAGTTAGGGCATGTTTATAGTtctacaatgtaatttatacaGGCAGCTTATATTGCCTTATTGTTATATTGTCCAAATTCAAACCCAGATCATCAGCAGGTTGTACCTCATTGGTCCTCTGAACCCCGTAGCACCTACTTCACCTCACTTCACTCTAACAACCACATAGTCAGTCTGGGGGAATTGGTTTTTGGCGCAGCACTGATGAAAGATGACTCAGTTCGCAGTCTGTTTATTTGAAAATAGCTGTTTTTCCTGTTCAGGTAAAACTCAACCTCTGAGATTTCTGTCAACATTGAGGAGGAAAGCAGGTAAACAGACTCTTTGTCTCAGCTCTCAGAGCACGGAATCAGTGACCAACGGTCTCCCTTTCATGGCATGAGTCTCACTGCCCatcagtggaaaagcaccacaGTGGGGAAATGAAGCAGAGGGGGGAGGTCTGACTGTGAAAGAGCTCTGTGTCCGGTCTCTGGCCTGCAGCCAACcaggcggcagcagcagagacgtgTCAGGCCAGGTAGGCACCAGGGAGGCACACTTCAGAACCTGTCCTCTGCGAGTCTCATGATTCCTGAATGACATGTCGTACATGGCCGAGTTGTAAATCAGTAAAAACTGCAACCTCCTCTGAACTTTGCATGAGGACTTTAAGCCTTGTCTTGAAGTCTTGAAGATAGAAGTTGGACTTTGACACTGGAGTCGTTATaaaaagaagagggagaaggCGACCGTTTCATCAAACGGAGGAACCGAGCAAGTTAGAGGACATGGCCATGTGGAGGACCGTTGGAGCTCTGGTGCTGATAGTACAAGCTGGTAAGTTTTATTACATAAATATTCCATGAAGTTAAGCAGACaatcagtgtttttacttttttgaatatTGTTTTCATGTACATTATGATATTTGTTCTACAAGCCGACAATTCAATTTGCAAAGAGGCAGCATAGAAAACATACAAACTTAAATTAGATGTAATGTGAAAATATTAGAAGAGTTGATCGATTCATGGTACTAAGActgaaaattatatttttttaaatattatgtcGCACGATATAATACTGCTTGTCCCACAATAGACAACTATTTTAAGTAGTTTTTGCCTATTTTTAATTGCCCCCTCTATAAAGCCATGTGTGCTCGTGGTCTCTTGAGACATGCACTCGAGTGTTTCACGTCTTCTTCTCAACTTGTTCCATGTACAGTCTTTTACGGTGAAAAATAGGTGACAAACGTCATAACaattttttgttcttgttgtgaTGGCTTAGATTTACCTTTCGACTAGTACTTCATACTAAAACAGAGAGTGCACAGTGAAAATAGGAGGTCATGGGGTCCCATGACCCATGATTCCCCTGGGATTTACCTGCAAAAGAGAAATCACAGGACAACTTTCAAGATTTGTTTCCGTTTGTGTGGAAACCCTGATGTAAAATATTCAAacctgtctccctccctcagtgTTTGGACAGAGCACCATCAGATGGTGCACCATCTCAGAGCAAGAACAGAGGAAATGTCAAGCCATGTCAGAGGCTTTCGCCCACGTCTCCATCCGTCCGTCTCTCAGCTGTGTCAACGGAGCGACAGTGGAGGGCTGCGTCCAGAAACTGCAGGTCAGATTTCAAACCTACGTCCTTAGACCTCATTAAAAAGTTTTGATCCTTGTAGTTTCTCCTGTATTGTGGGTCGAGGTAAGAACTGGTATCAGCAGAGGACTCTTTCCAAAGCAAAGAGTAGACTGAAGGGTGGCAGAACACACAATCAAGCATCAGATAACGGAAAGTTGCAATAAACCTTTTAATAAGTAATTCAGTTATCAAAGCCCACAGAGTAAACTGGCTGTTTATGATCCGGTCACCAGGAATTAAACTAAAAGACATTGTTAGTGTCagcatttatttgacattttttacacTCTGGACACATGTCTTTAAAATCccaccttttctggcataaacactgccAGAACCAGTAGTCTTCATGAACCAGAACTTGTTCCTAATGAGGccaaacctcatttctgaggaactttgGTTAGACTGTCCAAATCAATGATAGTCGGTGAGAGTCCTTAAAAAAGTATTGCTGCATGAACCTGATTGTGTGTTTAGATAAATATGGTTCTCCCCCTTAATCTAAATAAACACCTTGTGTTTCTTCATGGTTAGGTACAAAATAATTTGTGAATCTTTAACAAGAAATTCATCCattcaagtttttctttttcaaaacttATCCATCTTCtttcctgtgtctctgcagaggaAAGAAGCTGATGCCT is a window from the Solea solea chromosome 9, fSolSol10.1, whole genome shotgun sequence genome containing:
- the LOC131465413 gene encoding disks large homolog 1-like isoform X11 codes for the protein MMTSSVSSSSTSLRSTQKRTLYVRALFDYDGSAADLSAPNQALPFHFGDILHVSSAGEEEWWPARHLSPPPPNCPDVGVIPSRRRAEKKERSRLKTVRVTRSQDKSDQDDKELVTSGTSDSESSSSGQEEVFLTYQPVVQQEVNYTRPVIVLGPMKDRINDDLISEFPDKFGSCVPHTTRPRRDYEVDGRDYHFMSSRELMEREIQEHKFIEAGQYNNHLYGTSIQSVREVADKGKHCILDVSGNAIKRLQLAGLYPIAVFISPLNVDNIQEMNKRFTEEQARKTYERAVKLEQEFTEYFTAKVQGSSLEEVYSQVKQIIEEQSGPYIWIPTKERL